A single genomic interval of Oncorhynchus tshawytscha isolate Ot180627B linkage group LG15, Otsh_v2.0, whole genome shotgun sequence harbors:
- the LOC112214559 gene encoding lysophospholipid acyltransferase LPCAT4 codes for MERRDSRQATSDYPHPFIHKLKLTRAQRIRGIVLGTILFPIRIFLVALCFLMMWPIARLRLAGLSEEERSRPVVAGWRWWLLHSIIRFLSRAAFFFLGFWVRVKGRRAGRKEAPVLAVAPHSSFLDMLVLPETQLATVVSRSENQKIPVIGALLEFNQSVMVNRKNPESRKQAIAQIIERLTSNGYWPQMLMFPEGTTTNGTILIKFKRGAFLAGVPVQPVLLHYPNKLDTVRWTHKGTTWIETLWHTCSQLYTNVTVEYLPVYTPSQEEKDDPNLYADNVQKLMAKTLGIPATDHVMEGRVPTRMLGGLSLPLEPPARETLSLLHKDGLRESEVEAALTQMIDRCQSEQGWRAVVDELVPLMGLTDRQTAAKICGLYSKDDKVDLRQIYLSVAAVSSFMDFKSLLHIAFTLYDREGSGSLTAVDVSDLMGAVVGSPQYHTEELYSELSRRGVPTEQELFRVLTTHPTYQKLISEYLTSEGAESRMPSTPLINGKVGNNNEGLPNDNRSALLHKTADNSSALPHKKDD; via the exons ATGGAGAGGCGGGACAGTCGCCAAGCAACATCTGATTACCCTCACCCATTTATACACAAACTGAAACTGACCAGGGCACAGAGAATACGG GGCATTGTGTTGGGCACCATCCTCTTCCCCATACGAATCTTCCTGGTCGCCCTCTGCTTCCTGATGATGTGGCCTATTGCCCGGCTGCGTTTGGCCGGCTTGTCAGAGGAGGAACGCTCCCGGCCAGTAGTGGCGGGGTGGCGTTGGTGGCTGCTACATTCCATCATTCGGTTCCTGAGCCGGGCAGCGTTTTTCTTCCTGGGGTTCTGGGTCCGGGTTAAAGGACGTAGGGCAGGGCGTAAGGAGGCTCCTGTGCTGGCAGTGGCGCCTCACAGTAGCTTCCTGGACATGTTGGTGCTGCCGGAAACCCAGTTAGCTACAGTGGTGTCCCGATCGGAAAACCAAAAAATCCCTGTTATAGGGG CCCTCCTGGAGTTTAACCAGTCAGTGATGGTAAATAGGAAGAATCCAGAGTCCAGGAAACAAGCTATTGCGCAGATCATAGAGAGGCTCACCTCCAACGGCTACTGGCCACAG atgCTGATGTTCCCAGAAGGCACCACTACGAACGGCACCATTCTCATCAAGTTTAAACGTG gTGCCTTCCTGGCTGGAGTCCCAGTCCAACCAGTCCTGCTGCACTACCCCAACAAACTG GATACTGTGCGCTGGACCCACAAGGGCACAACCTG GATTGAGACACTGTGGCACACCTGCTCTCAGCTCTACACTAACGTTACTGTTGAG TATCTGCCAGTATACACCCCCTCTCAGGAAGAGAAGGATGACCCTAACCTGTATGCAGACAATGTCCAGAAACTCATGGCCAA GACTCTGGGTATCCCAGCTACAGACCATGTGATGGAGGGGCGTGTTCCTACCAGAATGCTAGGGGGGCTCTCCCTCCCCCTAGAACCCCCAGCCAGAGAAACCCTCTCACTGCTGCACAAAGACGG tctcaGAGAGTCAGAGGTTGAGGCGGCACTAACTCAGATGATTGACCGTTGTCAGTCCgaacagggttggagggctgTTGTGGATGAGCTGGTCCCTCTTAtgggactgactgacagacagactgctgCTAAGATCTGTGGTCTCTACTCAAAG GATGACAAGGTGGATCTCAGACAGATCTATCTAAGTGTGGCGGCTGTCTCCAGCTTTATGGACTTCAAGTCTCTCCTTCACATCGCCTTCACT ctgtATGACAGAGAGGGTAGTGGCAGTCTGACAGCGGTGGATGTGTCTGACCTGATGGGGGCGGTAGTGGGGAGTCCTCAATACCACACAGAGGAGCTGTACTCAGAACTGTCCCGGAGAGGCGTGCCCACTGAAC AGGAGCTGTTCAGAGTGCTGaccacccatcccacctatcagaAGCTGATCAGCGAGTACCTCACATCTGAGGGGGCAGAGTCTAGAATGCCATCTACTCCTCTGATCAATGGGAAGGTTGGGAACAATAATGAAGGATTGCCTAACGACAACAGATCGGCTTTGCTTCATAAAACCGCTGATAACAGCTCGGCTCTACCCCACAAGAAGGATGACTAA